The Canis lupus familiaris isolate Mischka breed German Shepherd chromosome 27, alternate assembly UU_Cfam_GSD_1.0, whole genome shotgun sequence genome window below encodes:
- the RHEBL1 gene encoding GTPase RhebL1 isoform X2 has translation MPLVRYRKVVILGYRSVGKTSLAHQFVEGEFLEGYDPTVENTYSKIVTLGKDEFHLHLVDTAGQDEYSILPYSFIIGVHGYVLVYSVTSLHSFQVIASLYQKLHEGHGKTRLPVVLVGNKADLSPDREVQAVEGKKLAESWGATFMESSARENQLTRGIFTKVIQEIARVENSYGQERRCRLM, from the exons ATGCCGCTAGTTCGCTACAGGAAGGTGGTCATCCTCGGGTACCGCTCTGTAG GGAAGACATCTTTGGCACATCAGTTTGTGGAGGGCGAGTTCCTGGAAGGCTATGATCCTACAGTGGAGAACA cttacaGCAAGATAGTGACTCTTGGCAAAGATGAGTTTCACCTACACCTGGTGGATACAGCAGGGCAG GACGAGTACAGCATCCTGCCCTATTCCTTCATCATTGGGGTCCACGGTTATGTGCTTGTGTACTCTGTTACCTCTCTGCACAG CTTCCAAGTCATCGCGAGCCTGTACCAAAAGCTACACGAAGGCCATGGGAAAACACG GCTGCCAGTGGTGCTAGTGGGGAATAAGGCCGATCTCTCTCCAGACAG GGAGGTGCAGGCAGTTGAAGGGAAGAAGCTGGCAGAGTCCTGGGGTGCAACGTTTATGGAGTCATCTGCTCGAGAGAATCAG CTTACCCGAGGCATCTTCACCAAAGTCATACAGGAGATTGCTCGGGTAGAGAATTCCTATGGGCAAGAGCGCCGCTGCCGGCTCATGTGA
- the RHEBL1 gene encoding GTPase RhebL1 isoform X1, whose product MPLVRYRKVVILGYRSVGKTSLAHQFVEGEFLEGYDPTVENTYSKIVTLGKDEFHLHLVDTAGQDEYSILPYSFIIGVHGYVLVYSVTSLHSFQVIASLYQKLHEGHGKTRLPVVLVGNKADLSPDREVQAVEGKKLAESWGATFMESSARENQVLGLKIRGKIRLTRGIFTKVIQEIARVENSYGQERRCRLM is encoded by the exons ATGCCGCTAGTTCGCTACAGGAAGGTGGTCATCCTCGGGTACCGCTCTGTAG GGAAGACATCTTTGGCACATCAGTTTGTGGAGGGCGAGTTCCTGGAAGGCTATGATCCTACAGTGGAGAACA cttacaGCAAGATAGTGACTCTTGGCAAAGATGAGTTTCACCTACACCTGGTGGATACAGCAGGGCAG GACGAGTACAGCATCCTGCCCTATTCCTTCATCATTGGGGTCCACGGTTATGTGCTTGTGTACTCTGTTACCTCTCTGCACAG CTTCCAAGTCATCGCGAGCCTGTACCAAAAGCTACACGAAGGCCATGGGAAAACACG GCTGCCAGTGGTGCTAGTGGGGAATAAGGCCGATCTCTCTCCAGACAG GGAGGTGCAGGCAGTTGAAGGGAAGAAGCTGGCAGAGTCCTGGGGTGCAACGTTTATGGAGTCATCTGCTCGAGAGAATCAGGTGCTTGGGCTGAAGATTAGGGGCAAGATCAGG CTTACCCGAGGCATCTTCACCAAAGTCATACAGGAGATTGCTCGGGTAGAGAATTCCTATGGGCAAGAGCGCCGCTGCCGGCTCATGTGA